From the genome of Mesotoga sp. Brook.08.105.5.1:
AAAGCGTCTTTGCCCTGAGCCGGGACGTTGGTCAACAAGACAAAACATCCAGCCATTTCTTTCTCTCTTTCTATCCCTTCAGTCCGTTCATTGAGTTTGTAAGAAAGCTGGTAGTGAGTAACTGTGGGAACGGGTCTGTCCTTGGGCGGGCGTCCCCGTTGTCTTACTTCCACTGGATCAATGCTGACAGAAACCTTGTGGAGCCTATCCGAAAGTTTCTCTACCTTTAGTGCTGCTGCTTCGGCATCAGCGTAGCAGAAGTATACCTTTTGGATACGCTTCAGTTGTTTGGAGATCGAGCTCTTCGATGCAGCAATTTGTCTGTCCAGTTTCTTCTGCTTTCTTTTGTCATGTGAATCAGAATGAACAACAACGGCTCTGTAGGATGTATCATACAGCTTCACAGATGTCTCATAAGCTTTGTATTGTGTATGAGAACGAGCGTCAGTATCTGAAGGCTCTGCTACAGGTCCTATGTACTCCCATTGCTTTGCATTTACTGCTTCAATGATGGCTGCTTTACACTCATTATATGTTGCAGGTAGACGAGAGATGAAACGGTTCGTTCCTATTGCCTTCAGATTGTCCTGAGTGACCATGGCAGAATCAGCAACGTAGACAAATGCCCCCGATCCAAGCCCGTGCTTTGCCATGATGGAGCTTATGCGTGACAACATCTGGTTGTTCGATGTCTTATCCGATGCATTTCCATCCAGGGTTCTGCCAAAGATGGGAACTCCCCTGTCTACACACAGCAGTTCTGTCATGAATTGTTTGAGTTGAGGCTGATAATCTTTGCTGTGACCATAAGTGATCAATGGCCCTGGGGGTGGTTCTTCTTCCTCACATTGGCGATACTCTCCCCACACACTGGTAGAGGTAGTATCGTAACTGAGAGT
Proteins encoded in this window:
- a CDS encoding IS1634 family transposase, encoding MKDHDHLPDELAGLKDASVYNHGFLPIAAAYCKKLKLAEVVDQMVSSKMELRPGLVVQAMVLDVLSGRSPLYRLENFLATQDTELLLGQKIDVHSFNDTNLARSLDAVFACGTSKIITEIGQRAASIFKLDLRTLSYDTTSTSVWGEYRQCEEEEPPPGPLITYGHSKDYQPQLKQFMTELLCVDRGVPIFGRTLDGNASDKTSNNQMLSRISSIMAKHGLGSGAFVYVADSAMVTQDNLKAIGTNRFISRLPATYNECKAAIIEAVNAKQWEYIGPVAEPSDTDARSHTQYKAYETSVKLYDTSYRAVVVHSDSHDKRKQKKLDRQIAASKSSISKQLKRIQKVYFCYADAEAAALKVEKLSDRLHKVSVSIDPVEVRQRGRPPKDRPVPTVTHYQLSYKLNERTEGIEREKEMAGCFVLLTNVPAQGKDALDSKGIVRTYKGQYIVESDFAFLKDPLVVNDLFLKTPSRIDALGMILIIALMVWRLMERSMRLYLEQTNSTVPGWDNKKTNKPTAFMMTTVFLGIQVILLKGQRWLLKGPTEQQQSFLETLGLDSSVFLDPECLCTPIVT